Proteins encoded together in one Vigna angularis cultivar LongXiaoDou No.4 chromosome 5, ASM1680809v1, whole genome shotgun sequence window:
- the LOC108340097 gene encoding acyl-CoA--sterol O-acyltransferase 1: MEGEIMNLMKVWLSVVVSLCYCYWIRKLIPAGTIRLLLFLPIVLLFIVLPLSLSFVHFCGITGFFISWLGNFKLLLLAFDKGPLSSDAFISLPRFVAVACFPIKCSSAENGKTPHPHSSKSFGFDTNPSSIKPNSVTKQNLSGVPSKKDGGTPLLGYALKGIAVGILVKIYDYSESINPNVLMCMYCFHIYFMLEIILAVVAAAAKTLLGMELEPQFKNPLLSTSLQDFWGRRWNLMVTSILRPTVYEPTMKAALKIVGPTWAPLPAVMSTFVVSGLMHELILFYMGRSEPTFRMTGFFLLHGLGLMVEIALKRALTGRWRLPRFLSGLLTLVFFMATCFSLFLPEFIRCRIQVRAVEEYVALGHLLTPLSSSFSAIFHNKS; this comes from the coding sequence ATGGAGGGTGAGATTATGAATCTCATGAAGGTGTGGCTCTCAGTTGTCGTCTCTTTATGCTACTGTTATTGGATCCGAAAGCTTATTCCTGCAGGAACAATACGACTCTTGCTTTTTCTTCCGATCGTCTTGTTATTCATTGTGCTTCCTCTGAGTCTTTCTTTTGTGCACTTCTGTGGCATCACAGGGTTCTTCATTTCTTGGCTAGGAAACTTCAAACTCTTGCTCTTAGCTTTCGACAAGGGACCTCTCTCCTCCGACGCATTTATCTCTCTTCCACGTTTCGTAGCAGTGGCATGTTTCCCCATCAAATGTTCTTCAGCTGAAAATGGTAAAACCCCACATCCACATTCGTCCAAAAGTTTCGGTTTTGACACGAACCCATCTTCAATAAAGCCAAACTCTGTTACCAAACAAAACTTATCCGGGGTACCATCCAAGAAGGACGGTGGTACCCCACTTCTAGGGTATGCCCTAAAGGGTATTGCTGTGGGCATTTTGGTGAAAATCTATGACTACAGTGAGAGTATCAATCCGAATGTCCTTATGTGCATGTACTGTTTCCACATTTACTTCATGTTGGAAATAATCTTGGCGGTGGTCGCAGCAGCGGCGAAAACCTTGCTGGGGATGGAGCTGGAGCCGCAGTTCAAAAATCCACTCCTCTCGACCTCACTCCAAGACTTCTGGGGAAGGAGATGGAATCTCATGGTCACCAGCATCCTCCGACCAACGGTGTACGAACCAACCATGAAAGCAGCATTGAAGATTGTTGGTCCCACGTGGGCCCCATTACCGGCAGTGATGAGCACCTTCGTGGTGTCGGGTTTGATGCACGAGTTGATACTGTTCTACATGGGGAGGTCGGAGCCCACCTTCAGAATGACGGGCTTTTTCCTCCTTCATGGGTTGGGTTTGATGGTGGAGATTGCTTTGAAGAGGGCCCTCACCGGCAGGTGGCGGTTGCCGAGGTTTCTGTCGGGGCTTTTGACCCTCGTATTTTTCATGGCCACCTGCTTTTCCCTGTTCCTGCCGGAGTTCATCCGCTGTCGGATTCAAGTCAGGGCGGTTGAGGAATACGTCGCCTTGGGCCACCTTCTTACACCTCTCAGTTCCTCATTCTCAGCCATCTTTCATAACAAATCTTAG
- the LOC108339572 gene encoding serine/threonine-protein kinase-like protein At3g51990 produces MGYLYLSCRAESAVSTSDSVASSKATGEKDKEKERSGIKIQEFQYRDLEAATNGFSDRKLLGKGSHGYVYKAVVRGRPVAVKRPSRPHHHGVVPRPVSSSAPLEITNEVDNEIDILSKIQSPRLVNLVGFTNDSRDRLLVVEFMSNGTLYDVLHSSPRPPNWGRRIRLALQTAKAIDTLHSSSPPVIHRDIKSANVLIDRSYNARLGDFGLALRGHVDDYRLRSTPPAGTMGYLDPCYVTPDNLSTKTDVFSFGILLLEIISGRKAIDITYSPPSIVDWAIPLIKKGKLLAVYDPRIAPPKDPVVRKQLAVIAAKCVRSCRERRPSMNEVVTWLCGLCKLVPLHSWNGFNNPCMMVETVGRPVEARNGNGEFNSRLAGVEEGKIEALDGRLSKSAMRYSRRVYSDLGFSSNLMDLMATTEEPEFLRDADGMDHSSKSAEQVSSSRFGSGRYSIRGRNLYRPCGSDKDAFGFSKGRIVGQTETTSKQDEVSGSNSKNLNSLVAEVV; encoded by the coding sequence ATGGGGTATCTATACCTTTCTTGCAGAGCCGAATCCGCAGTTTCAACTTCCGATTCGGTGGCTTCTTCCAAAGCTACCGGagagaaagataaagagaaggagagaagCGGCATCAAGATCCAGGAGTTTCAGTACAGGGACCTCGAGGCTGCTACCAATGGCTTCTCCGACCGCAAGCTTCTCGGCAAAGGGAGTCACGGTTATGTCTACAAGGCGGTGGTTCGGGGCCGTCCCGTGGCGGTGAAGCGGCCGTCGCGGCCGCATCATCATGGGGTTGTTCCTCGGCCGGTGTCTTCTTCCGCGCCGCTGGAGATCACGAACGAGGTGGACAATGAGATCGACATCTTGTCCAAAATCCAGAGCCCCAGGTTGGTGAATTTGGTGGGTTTCACGAACGATTCAAGAGACAGGCTTTTGGTGGTGGAGTTCATGAGCAATGGCACCCTTTACGATGTTCTTCATTCCTCTCCGAGGCCTCCCAATTGGGGTAGGAGGATTCGTTTGGCTCTGCAAACTGCTAAAGCCATTGACACGCTTCACTCCTCGTCCCCTCCTGTGATTCACCGTGACATAAAGTCTGCGAACGTTCTCATCGACCGCAGCTACAATGCGAGATTGGGGGATTTTGGTTTGGCTTTGAGAGGCCATGTTGATGACTACAGACTCAGGTCCACTCCTCCTGCAGGCACCATGGGCTATCTTGACCCTTGTTATGTAACTCCTGATAATTTGAGCACCAAAACTGATGTTTTCAGCTTTGGGATTTTGCTGCTGGAGATTATAAGCGGAAGGAAGGCCATTGACATCACTTATTCACCACCTTCTATCGTGGATTGGGCTATTCCTCTCATCAAGAAAGGGAAGCTTTTGGCTGTTTATGATCCTAGAATTGCACCTCCGAAGGATCCGGTTGTGAGGAAGCAGTTGGCCGTGATTGCTGCCAAGTGTGTGAGGTCTTGCAGGGAGAGGAGACCTTCCATGAATGAGGTTGTTACTTGGCTCTGTGGGCTGTGTAAACTGGTGCCTCTTCATTCTTGGAATGGTTTTAACAACCCTTGCATGATGGTTGAGACTGTGGGGCGCCCGGTTGAAGCAAGAAATGGTAATGGTGAATTCAATTCTAGGCTGGCAGGTGTGGAAGAGGGAAAAATTGAAGCTTTGGATGGAAGACTTTCCAAATCTGCAATGAGATATTCCCGGAGGGTGTATTCTGATTTGGGGTTCAGCAGCAACTTGATGGACTTGATGGCTACCACTGAGGAGCCTGAATTTCTGAGAGATGCTGATGGGATGGATCATAGTTCTAAATCTGCTGAACAAGTTTCTAGCTCCAGGTTTGGCAGTGGAAGGTATTCCATAAGAGGGAGGAACCTATACAGGCCATGTGGCAGTGACAAGGACGCCTTTGGCTTCAGTAAAGGTCGGATTGTAGGTCAGACTGAGACCACTTCAAAACAGGACGAGGTTTCTGGTTCAAATTCGAAGAATTTGAATTCTCTGGTTGCTGAGGTTGTCTAG